The Scomber japonicus isolate fScoJap1 chromosome 13, fScoJap1.pri, whole genome shotgun sequence genome includes a window with the following:
- the septin4a gene encoding septin 4a → MRDLPPTSQPGEHQHTTGHQVPVYGEAERTGSATNGRLPSLPGTPSLPRPIPCNPTGSMTAPPGPFRKGSDSVFQPLPVRRQLMSQSSVDCPLSPVSRSHSPWGRFDPYDSPEDQDKEYVGFATLPNQVHRKTVKKGFTFTLMVAGESGLGKSTLINSLFLTDLYKDRKVPNAEERINQTIDIIKHGISIEEKGVKLRLTIIDTPGFGDAVNNTESWKPIEDYIDQQFEQYFRDESGLNRRNIQDNRVHCCLYFISPYGHGLRPLDVECMKSLHEKVNIVPVLAKADSLTHAEVCRKKMKIREDIKEFGINIYQFPDCDSDEDEDYKKQDQILKDSIPFAVIGSNVQVESKGRKVRGRVYPWGVVEVENPTHSDFLLLRNMLVRTHMQDLKDVTRETHYENYRAQCIQNMTRMVVQERKRSLREKHREESETDIPLPLAVVDTEKERLIFEKDEQLKRMQEVLERIQEQMQNSQREGC, encoded by the exons ATGAGAGACCTGCCTCCCACCTCACAGCCTGGCGAACATCAACACACAACAGGCCACCAGGTGCCGGTCTATGGTGAGGCAGAGCGGACTGGGTCAGCAACCAACGGGAGACTCCCCAGCCTTCCTGGGACTCCCAGTCTGCCCCGTCCCATACCCTGCAACCCCACAGGCTCTATGACAGCTCCCCCAGGACCATTTCGCAAGGGATCGGACTCAGTGTTTCAGCCACTGCCTGTGAGGAGGCAGCTTATGTCTCAGAGCTCTGTGGACTGTCCGCTCAGCCCAGTCTCCCGTTCACACAGCCCATGGGGACGCTTTGATCCCTACGACTCCCCAGAG GATCAGGACAAGGAGTATGTGGGTTTTGCTACATTACCCAATCAGGTTCACAGAAAAACAGTGAAGAAAGGTTTCACATTTACACTTATGGTGGCAG GAGAGTCTGGCCTTGGTAAATCCACACTGATCAACAGTCTGTTTCTCACAGACCTCTATAAAGACCGAAAGGTTCCTAATGCAGAAG AACGGATCAATCAGACAATAGACATAATCAAACACGGCATTAGCATTGAGGAGAAAGGAGTCAAATTGAGGCTCACCATCATAGACACACCAGGGTTCGGAGACGCTGTCAACAACACAGAAAG CTGGAAGCCAATAGAAGACTACATCGACCAGCAGTTTGAACAGTACTTCAGAGATGAGAGTGGGTTGAACAGAAGAAACATTCAGGATAACAGAGTCCACTGCTGCCTGTACTTCATCTCTCCATACGGCCACGG TCTTCGACCTCTGGATGTGGAGTGTATGAAGTCCTTGCATGAAAAAGTCAACATAGTTCCTGTTTTGGCAAAAGCTGACAGTCTGACACATGCAGAGGTCTGCAGAAAGAAGATGAAG ATCCGAGAGGACATCAAGGAGTTCGGGATCAACATCTACCAGTTTCCTGATTGCGATTCCGATGAGGACGAAGACTATAAGAAACAGGACCAAATACTAAAG GACAGCATACCGTTCGCAGTAATTGGGAGTAACGTTCAGGTGGAGAGTAAAGGTCGCAAGGTCAGGGGTCGTGTCTACCCCTGGGGTGTGGTAGAAG TGGAGAACCCCACTCACTCCGACTTCCTGCTGCTGAGGAACATGCTGGTGAGGACCCACATGCAGGATCTGAAGGACGTGACGCGGGAGACACACTATGAAAACTACAGAGCCCAGTGCATCCAGAACATGACACGCATGGTGGTGCAGGAGCGGAAACGCAG TTTGCGTGAGAAGCATCGCGAGGAGAGTGAGACTGATATTCCTTTACCGCTGGCCGTCGTCGACACTGAGAAGGAACGACTCATTTTTGAGAAAGACGAACAG CTGAAGAGGATGCAGGAGGTGCTGGAGAGGATTCAGGAGCAGATGCAGAACAGCCAGAGAGAAGGCTGCTGA